A part of Sporomusaceae bacterium FL31 genomic DNA contains:
- a CDS encoding aldo/keto reductase encodes MDKIRLGRTNLMVSRSGFGALPIQRISFAEAKLILRKAYDNEINFFDTARYYTDSEEKLGYALSDVRHNIIIATKSAATDKKGVLRDLETSLRNLKTDYIDILQLHNPKDIPDPHDSESSYAALAEARQKGMIRFIGFTNHNIKTAIQAAESDQYDTIQFPLNSLSADEDLKIIDVCKQRGLGVIAMKGLSGGLITKAATTFAFLRQYDNVVPIWGIQKASELEEFIALEANPPVLDEAMWNMIQHDRTELAGDFCRGCGYCLPCPADIEIPTQARISLLLRRAPYQPFLADGFREKMDRINRCIECGHCKSKCPYALDTPNLLKRELKNYYDFYEIHKLD; translated from the coding sequence ATGGATAAAATAAGATTAGGCCGAACTAATTTGATGGTAAGCAGAAGTGGCTTTGGGGCTTTGCCAATACAGCGGATCTCATTTGCAGAAGCTAAGCTCATATTACGAAAAGCTTATGATAATGAAATAAACTTTTTTGATACTGCCCGTTACTATACGGATAGTGAGGAAAAACTTGGCTATGCTCTTTCAGACGTAAGACATAACATTATTATTGCTACCAAAAGCGCAGCAACGGATAAGAAAGGGGTATTGCGTGATTTAGAAACCAGTCTGCGAAATTTGAAAACCGACTATATAGACATTTTGCAATTACATAATCCTAAAGATATCCCCGATCCTCATGACTCGGAAAGTTCTTATGCAGCTTTAGCCGAAGCCAGGCAAAAGGGAATGATTCGTTTTATCGGGTTTACAAATCACAATATCAAGACTGCCATACAGGCAGCAGAATCAGATCAATATGATACCATTCAATTTCCACTGAATTCTCTTTCAGCCGATGAAGACTTAAAGATTATCGATGTATGCAAACAAAGAGGGCTTGGTGTTATAGCAATGAAGGGGTTATCAGGTGGCTTAATTACCAAAGCTGCTACTACATTTGCTTTCCTCAGGCAGTATGATAATGTTGTGCCTATCTGGGGAATTCAAAAGGCAAGTGAACTGGAGGAATTCATAGCACTGGAAGCCAATCCGCCGGTATTGGATGAAGCCATGTGGAATATGATTCAGCACGACAGAACCGAATTGGCAGGGGATTTTTGTCGTGGCTGTGGATATTGCCTGCCTTGCCCTGCTGATATTGAAATACCTACTCAAGCGAGAATATCACTACTTTTAAGAAGGGCACCTTATCAACCTTTCTTGGCTGATGGCTTTAGAGAAAAAATGGATCGAATTAATCGATGTATTGAGTGTGGCCATTGTAAATCTAAGTGTCCTTATGCGCTTGATACACCGAATCTTCTGAAGCGCGAGCTGAAAAATTATTATGATTTTTACGAAATTCATAAGCTGGATTAG
- a CDS encoding UPF0061 protein gives MATKGQIIIKTGWNLDNSYARLPKMFFTRLNPTPVRSPKLVILNDQLAVSLGLNVQALQSEAGVAVLAGNQIPEGALPLAQAYAAHQFGHFNLLGDGRAILLGEQITPQGGRVDIQLKGSGRTPYSRRGDGRAALGPMLREYIISEAMHALGIDTTRSLAVVATGEPVIRETQLPGAILTRVADSHLRVGTFQYVSKWGTVEDLRALADYTLQRHFSYVGADSDRYFRLLQEVIKHQASLIAKWQLVGFIHGVMNTDNMAVSGETIDYGPCAFMDVYDPATVFSSIDAHGRYAYGNQPYIAGWNLSRFAETLLPLLHVNQDQAIELAQAAISDYTELYHRNWLTGMRAKLGIFNAEEQDESLIESLLDLMKKHRADYTNTFRALTLETSEDMVLFSTPEFSQWRGLWQARLGRQQETRTSSYQLMKKSNPAIIPRNHRVEAALASAVQQEDYSVMERLLVVLESPYAYTPEQADYSTLPELSDRPYQTFCGT, from the coding sequence ATGGCGACAAAGGGACAAATAATCATCAAAACTGGCTGGAACTTAGATAACAGCTATGCCCGTCTGCCCAAAATGTTTTTTACCAGACTTAATCCAACTCCTGTACGTTCACCAAAGTTGGTCATTCTCAATGATCAACTGGCAGTATCTCTGGGACTGAACGTCCAAGCCCTGCAAAGCGAAGCGGGGGTAGCCGTGCTTGCTGGCAATCAGATACCTGAAGGAGCTTTACCGCTTGCGCAAGCTTACGCAGCGCATCAATTTGGTCACTTTAACTTACTCGGCGATGGCCGGGCGATTCTGCTCGGTGAGCAGATTACGCCTCAGGGCGGGCGGGTTGATATTCAGCTCAAAGGTTCAGGTAGGACGCCATATTCCCGTCGGGGTGATGGTCGAGCCGCATTGGGCCCGATGCTGCGTGAATACATAATCAGTGAAGCAATGCACGCGCTTGGGATTGATACTACTCGCAGCCTGGCAGTGGTGGCAACTGGTGAACCGGTAATCCGTGAAACCCAGCTGCCTGGTGCGATTCTTACTCGTGTGGCTGACAGCCATCTGCGCGTAGGCACTTTTCAATACGTTTCAAAATGGGGAACTGTTGAGGATCTGCGGGCGCTTGCCGATTATACTTTGCAACGGCATTTCTCGTATGTTGGGGCTGATTCGGACCGGTATTTTCGGCTGCTTCAAGAAGTCATCAAGCATCAGGCTTCACTGATTGCCAAATGGCAGCTAGTTGGTTTTATCCATGGGGTAATGAATACTGACAACATGGCTGTTAGTGGAGAAACCATTGATTATGGTCCTTGTGCTTTTATGGATGTCTATGACCCGGCAACGGTATTCAGTTCTATCGATGCTCATGGCCGCTATGCTTATGGCAATCAGCCCTATATTGCCGGGTGGAATCTCTCGCGCTTTGCTGAAACCTTATTACCGCTGCTGCATGTCAATCAGGATCAGGCAATTGAACTGGCACAGGCTGCTATTTCCGATTATACTGAGTTGTATCACCGCAATTGGCTCACAGGAATGAGAGCGAAACTGGGAATATTTAATGCAGAGGAACAGGATGAATCGTTGATTGAAAGCCTTCTTGATCTGATGAAAAAGCATCGTGCGGACTATACCAATACCTTTCGTGCATTAACTTTAGAAACGTCTGAGGATATGGTTCTGTTTAGTACTCCGGAATTTAGTCAATGGCGTGGGCTGTGGCAGGCAAGACTAGGCAGACAACAAGAAACAAGAACATCCTCATATCAGTTGATGAAAAAAAGCAATCCTGCGATAATCCCGAGGAATCACCGGGTAGAAGCGGCGCTTGCAAGCGCAGTGCAGCAGGAAGACTACAGCGTGATGGAACGGCTGCTTGTTGTTCTCGAAAGTCCTTATGCGTACACTCCAGAACAAGCCGATTACTCCACTCTGCCTGAACTTTCAGATCGCCCTTATCAGACATTCTGCGGTACCTAA